A single Polyangiaceae bacterium DNA region contains:
- a CDS encoding SNF2 helicase associated domain-containing protein — MTTPLQSRLADSLSTLSDRGLRRLLGARTFLRGLDYEKRRVVEDVAINDINATGRVKGSDPDPYEVEISLTDEGIKATCTCPAFKKTNQHCKHVAALLINVRNQARAKLPRREPTPPTPPQPQNQQNNGESKASRRRDRRRRAQLQQLPVPPGVDLPPNLDATARPTGIGAWLAPRGATKTLSLEFRIHVRQGGLTVTVLDTDARVPLLPSVALNWQAMSPTSDRDALRVLTRFESGNPRHPAVDIRGEDAAELLPLLKGRRVLLEPALMQLRFADEELRPRFDLEMVGNDTIVAKATFERAGEPRRFSLSTGGWFEGSPGWHIETGEGVARPLDRKVSPAALRRLLKSPTIAEPASELIGLITNGLPRVALEVGAELPDLSQVADVIDLEPTFRLRAGGSLTEAHVSLKAEYADIEVEVRADGISPPILILPPEEGQKRAKCIRCDIAGQQAAVQQLLDLGLNPDESGESFEAKGGDAIDFWSKGVEALPEEWDLFVPDELAGTRVRSKPIQMNARVSSGVDWLNVKITYESEGVGVDVDELRRCLAEGLKYVRLSDNSYAPFDANRVQQLIDREVELMAAAGKNGKIPLSHAGRIQELLEHTDSSTVAAATKALFKKLASIDSIKAMKKPRGLKATLRPYQEQGLSWLRFVHDLGSGGVLADDMGLGKTIQTIALMLSLKNEQKSLRALIVAPTSVVSNWVREIERFGPTLTTALWHGAGRREQQSELGNANVIITSYALLRRDIDLLKKLELDYAILDEAQNIKNPLSATAQAAKELNASHRLALTGTPIENRLSEIWSIFEFVSPGLLGPLNKFEERFARPIDQGDSKKAARLRAVIHPFILRRTKMEVVKDLPPKIESDQIIDLAPDQRAIYTQVLREVRAQVMGEVERVGVAKSQLHILAGLTKLRQAACDPRLLGLPREFTHEDSGKLMALRELVEECESGGHKVLIFSQFVSMLKLMKKAFDEDKITYEYLDGSTTDRPERIDRFQSDPTVTCFLISLKAGGSGLNLTAADTVIHFDPWWNPAVEDQASDRAHRIGQKKVVSVYRLVAAGTIEEKILQLKQKKKDLVASVLTEDSGGAKKLTKEDLEDLFRVE; from the coding sequence ATGACCACTCCCCTTCAGTCCCGGCTAGCGGACTCTCTCTCCACCCTCTCCGACCGCGGCCTTCGTCGGCTGCTCGGCGCCCGCACCTTCCTGCGTGGCCTCGACTACGAGAAGCGGCGAGTCGTAGAGGATGTCGCGATCAACGACATCAACGCCACCGGTCGAGTCAAAGGGTCTGACCCAGACCCCTATGAGGTCGAGATATCGCTGACCGACGAGGGCATCAAGGCGACCTGCACCTGTCCCGCCTTCAAGAAGACGAATCAACACTGCAAGCACGTAGCGGCGCTGCTGATCAACGTGCGCAACCAAGCACGTGCGAAGTTACCGCGAAGAGAACCGACGCCTCCCACGCCGCCCCAGCCCCAGAATCAACAGAACAACGGCGAGAGCAAGGCCAGCAGGCGCCGAGATCGCCGACGCAGAGCCCAGCTGCAGCAGCTGCCGGTTCCGCCCGGAGTCGATCTCCCCCCCAACCTCGATGCGACGGCCCGTCCCACCGGCATTGGTGCCTGGCTCGCACCTCGAGGCGCCACGAAGACGCTCAGCCTCGAGTTCCGCATCCACGTGCGCCAGGGAGGGCTGACCGTCACGGTGCTGGACACCGACGCCCGCGTTCCGTTGCTGCCAAGCGTGGCGTTGAACTGGCAAGCGATGTCTCCGACCTCAGACCGCGACGCCCTACGCGTGCTCACCCGCTTCGAGAGCGGCAACCCTCGCCACCCCGCCGTCGATATCCGCGGGGAAGACGCTGCAGAGCTCTTGCCGCTGCTCAAGGGGAGGCGCGTACTTCTCGAGCCGGCGCTCATGCAGCTGCGCTTTGCGGACGAAGAGCTGCGTCCCCGTTTCGACTTGGAGATGGTCGGCAACGACACCATCGTGGCGAAGGCCACCTTTGAGCGCGCGGGCGAACCCCGACGCTTCTCGCTGTCCACGGGCGGATGGTTCGAGGGCTCTCCTGGGTGGCACATCGAAACCGGTGAAGGCGTCGCGCGTCCGCTAGACCGCAAGGTTTCTCCGGCGGCCCTCAGGCGTCTGCTCAAGAGCCCGACCATCGCTGAGCCTGCGAGCGAGCTGATCGGGCTGATCACCAACGGCCTGCCACGGGTCGCTCTCGAGGTCGGTGCTGAGCTACCTGATCTGTCTCAGGTCGCCGATGTCATCGACCTCGAGCCGACGTTCCGCTTGCGCGCGGGAGGGAGCTTGACTGAGGCCCACGTCAGCTTGAAGGCGGAATACGCCGACATCGAGGTCGAGGTCCGCGCAGACGGCATCTCGCCACCGATCTTGATCCTTCCCCCTGAAGAGGGTCAGAAGCGCGCCAAGTGCATCCGGTGCGACATCGCTGGTCAACAAGCCGCGGTGCAACAACTACTAGATTTGGGGCTCAACCCCGACGAATCGGGCGAGTCCTTCGAAGCCAAGGGCGGCGACGCCATCGACTTCTGGTCGAAGGGTGTCGAGGCGCTGCCTGAAGAGTGGGACTTGTTCGTACCAGACGAGCTCGCGGGCACTCGCGTGCGATCGAAACCGATCCAAATGAACGCTCGAGTCTCGAGCGGCGTGGACTGGCTAAACGTCAAGATCACATACGAGAGCGAAGGAGTTGGCGTCGATGTCGACGAGCTGCGTCGTTGCCTCGCGGAAGGGCTGAAGTACGTCCGCCTCTCGGACAACAGCTATGCGCCGTTCGACGCGAACCGCGTCCAACAGCTGATCGACCGCGAAGTCGAGCTGATGGCTGCTGCAGGTAAGAACGGGAAGATCCCGCTATCTCACGCGGGGCGCATTCAGGAACTCCTCGAGCACACGGACAGCTCCACCGTAGCCGCCGCAACGAAGGCGCTCTTCAAGAAGCTCGCCTCCATCGATTCCATCAAGGCGATGAAGAAGCCGCGAGGCTTGAAGGCAACGCTACGCCCCTACCAGGAGCAGGGCCTGTCGTGGCTCAGGTTCGTTCATGACTTGGGCTCCGGCGGCGTCCTCGCTGACGACATGGGTCTCGGAAAGACGATTCAGACCATCGCGCTGATGCTCTCATTGAAGAACGAGCAGAAGTCACTACGTGCGTTGATCGTCGCCCCGACCAGCGTCGTGTCCAACTGGGTGCGCGAGATCGAGCGCTTCGGACCCACGCTGACGACCGCTCTGTGGCACGGCGCTGGGCGTCGGGAGCAGCAGAGCGAGCTCGGCAACGCGAACGTGATCATCACAAGCTATGCCCTGTTGCGACGCGACATCGACCTCTTGAAGAAGCTCGAGCTCGACTACGCGATCCTGGATGAAGCGCAGAACATCAAGAACCCCCTGAGCGCGACGGCCCAGGCGGCGAAGGAGCTCAACGCCAGCCACCGCTTGGCGCTCACGGGTACCCCGATTGAAAACCGCTTGAGCGAGATCTGGAGCATCTTCGAGTTCGTCAGCCCTGGCCTCCTCGGACCGCTCAACAAGTTCGAAGAGCGCTTCGCTCGCCCCATCGATCAGGGCGACTCCAAGAAGGCCGCGCGGCTTAGAGCGGTGATTCACCCCTTCATCTTGCGTCGCACCAAGATGGAGGTCGTGAAGGATCTGCCGCCGAAGATCGAGAGCGACCAGATCATCGATCTCGCGCCGGATCAGCGCGCCATCTACACCCAGGTGCTGCGTGAGGTGCGAGCGCAAGTGATGGGCGAGGTGGAACGCGTCGGCGTCGCCAAGAGCCAGCTACACATCTTGGCCGGTCTAACCAAGCTGCGTCAGGCGGCGTGCGATCCGCGGCTCTTGGGGCTCCCACGGGAGTTCACCCACGAAGACAGCGGCAAGCTGATGGCGCTGCGCGAACTCGTTGAAGAGTGTGAGTCCGGTGGTCACAAGGTGCTCATCTTCTCGCAGTTCGTTTCGATGCTGAAATTGATGAAGAAGGCGTTCGACGAGGACAAGATCACCTACGAGTACCTCGACGGAAGTACCACCGATCGCCCCGAACGTATCGACCGCTTCCAGAGCGATCCGACGGTGACCTGCTTCTTGATCAGCCTGAAAGCGGGTGGCTCCGGCCTCAACCTGACAGCGGCGGACACGGTGATCCATTTCGATCCTTGGTGGAACCCCGCGGTGGAAGACCAAGCTTCGGACCGCGCGCACCGCATCGGGCAGAAGAAGGTCGTGAGCGTCTACCGCTTGGTGGCCGCTGGTACCATCGAGGAGAAGATCCTGCAGCTCAAGCAGAAGAAGAAGGACTTGGTCGCGAGCGTGCTGACGGAGGACTCCGGCGGCGCAAAGAAGCTGACCAAGGAAGACCTAGAGGATCTTTTCCGCGTAGAATAG
- a CDS encoding sodium/proton-translocating pyrophosphatase, whose product MIEFALVLGVNGFGLIFAIVLARWLVARDAGGAELRRLGNALERAVQGFIWGGLKRVLLALLLVSALCFTLYGFLPGKGVGRVDAGLWALMGALLGGLAASVTAYAAAHVAHKGSVRCVAASRLSLDRSLSIAMRAGGVAGLLTETVAAISVGAFAALIAGLRGAFKLTGDTSWVASVSALLPTIALGAGTAGLLLQRGGSIFHAAGDAGGDLTSNRVAGLDDDDTRNPAMVADLVGDHVGLVVGRTLTTFVAACASHVAMLVVGLWVYEKNLTSVPGALGLALLPLLVRAFGVFASSIGLLVVRTNEGAVPRGALMRGQLVSWLIALSGIVGASYWLAQGEWWRFASAGALGLCASTGVAQLVGFLQERARGNPRDNNEALRDGASALIIHGVSRGSGAALVPLAVLGVGVTAAHYIGSKSTITEAGSLSLLVCVAAILVPSPYLLALATFAPIADNARGVASLSRSGSTDVERRTEALDQAGFVSLRAASTHMLLAGGSGVLLGVLAAPCLAGLGSTLTLAHPAVIWAGMLGAALVLFYSSGTMGRAERAARALGKEVERQLRSVPRGNSNSIARDFTPAYKACIDLAGKNALERLARPALLGLAVPLLLGLALRRLYGTADGSIAMQALIAFLVLATGTGLVLALAADATKYTLGGLRRATRNKSTGETRSASVGGDAFADVLANVGGSAAFLFTLSAAAVVLVAAPFLN is encoded by the coding sequence GTGATCGAGTTCGCACTGGTCCTAGGGGTCAATGGGTTTGGCCTAATCTTCGCCATCGTCTTGGCGCGCTGGCTCGTGGCCCGAGATGCCGGAGGCGCTGAGCTGCGTCGGCTCGGAAACGCGCTGGAGCGCGCCGTCCAGGGGTTCATTTGGGGCGGGCTCAAGCGGGTGCTGTTGGCGTTGCTGCTCGTTTCCGCGCTGTGCTTCACGCTCTATGGCTTCCTCCCGGGCAAGGGTGTCGGCCGCGTCGACGCCGGTTTGTGGGCGCTCATGGGAGCCCTGCTCGGAGGGCTGGCGGCGTCGGTCACGGCGTATGCCGCGGCGCACGTTGCCCACAAGGGCAGTGTCCGCTGTGTGGCTGCCTCACGACTCAGCCTGGATCGATCGCTCAGCATCGCCATGCGCGCTGGCGGGGTCGCCGGGTTACTCACGGAAACGGTGGCCGCAATTTCGGTTGGCGCGTTCGCCGCCCTCATCGCGGGACTGCGAGGGGCCTTCAAGTTGACGGGCGACACCAGCTGGGTGGCGTCGGTCTCTGCGTTGCTACCGACCATCGCGCTTGGCGCGGGAACCGCGGGCTTGCTGCTCCAGCGCGGCGGCTCGATTTTTCACGCCGCAGGTGACGCGGGTGGCGACCTGACTAGCAATCGCGTCGCAGGTCTAGATGACGACGACACACGTAACCCCGCCATGGTGGCAGATCTGGTCGGCGACCACGTTGGCCTCGTCGTTGGGCGCACGCTGACGACCTTCGTCGCCGCCTGCGCCAGCCATGTTGCGATGCTGGTCGTTGGCTTGTGGGTGTACGAGAAGAACCTAACCAGCGTGCCTGGAGCACTTGGGCTGGCGCTGCTTCCGCTCTTGGTGCGTGCTTTCGGCGTCTTCGCAAGTAGCATCGGGCTTCTGGTGGTACGCACCAATGAAGGGGCGGTTCCGCGCGGAGCGCTCATGCGGGGGCAGCTGGTCTCGTGGCTGATCGCCCTATCCGGAATCGTGGGTGCCTCGTACTGGTTGGCCCAGGGCGAGTGGTGGCGATTTGCTAGCGCCGGAGCGCTAGGTCTCTGCGCCTCGACCGGTGTGGCGCAGCTCGTTGGATTCCTCCAAGAACGAGCACGCGGCAACCCACGGGACAACAACGAGGCACTGCGCGACGGCGCCAGCGCACTGATCATCCACGGTGTTTCTCGAGGCAGCGGGGCCGCGCTGGTGCCTCTGGCAGTGCTTGGGGTGGGAGTTACGGCCGCTCATTACATCGGCTCGAAGAGCACGATCACCGAAGCGGGCTCCCTGAGCCTGCTGGTGTGCGTGGCCGCGATCCTGGTGCCCTCCCCCTACCTACTCGCGCTGGCGACGTTCGCCCCCATCGCCGACAACGCGCGCGGCGTAGCAAGCCTCAGCCGGAGTGGGAGCACCGATGTTGAACGCCGCACGGAAGCGCTAGACCAAGCAGGCTTCGTTTCTCTGCGCGCGGCCTCGACCCACATGCTGCTCGCAGGCGGAAGCGGCGTGTTGCTCGGAGTCCTCGCGGCGCCGTGCCTGGCGGGACTCGGCTCGACGCTAACCTTGGCACACCCAGCGGTGATTTGGGCGGGCATGTTGGGCGCGGCGCTCGTGCTCTTCTATTCGAGCGGAACAATGGGACGCGCGGAGCGAGCCGCACGGGCCCTGGGCAAGGAAGTCGAAAGGCAGCTGCGCTCAGTTCCGCGAGGTAACTCGAACAGCATCGCTAGAGATTTCACCCCGGCGTACAAGGCGTGCATCGACCTCGCGGGGAAAAACGCTCTGGAGCGCCTCGCGCGTCCGGCGCTCCTTGGCCTGGCTGTACCGCTGCTGCTCGGGCTCGCCTTGCGTCGCCTCTACGGCACCGCAGACGGGAGCATCGCAATGCAGGCGCTGATCGCCTTCTTGGTGCTCGCGACGGGCACAGGGCTCGTGCTCGCCTTGGCCGCTGACGCAACCAAGTACACGCTCGGAGGCCTGCGCCGCGCGACTCGCAACAAGAGCACCGGGGAAACACGCAGCGCCAGCGTTGGTGGAGATGCCTTCGCAGACGTGCTCGCGAACGTTGGTGGCTCCGCCGCCTTTCTTTTCACTCTTTCGGCTGCCGCGGTCGTGCTCGTCGCGGCGCCCTTCCTGAACTGA
- a CDS encoding biopolymer transporter ExbD: MSDAGPQQSPPTPKASVVKYKAALRTAMRRNAMEPEINFLNITAMLDIMTIILVFLLKTLGESSASIPQSDDLKLPNSIIRTQPSQEGVVVTVSKSQILVDDDSVVKLPSRESQIQSGVGARNKRKGPNDLYITPLGTRLQEARKTDKAVRAAKQLDPNQPSEAIIIADGTIPFRTLSEVLFTLGQSEFGKYHLMVMQAKTREE, from the coding sequence ATGAGCGACGCAGGGCCTCAGCAATCTCCGCCGACACCCAAGGCTTCGGTGGTCAAGTACAAGGCTGCCCTGCGCACGGCCATGCGTCGCAACGCGATGGAGCCGGAGATCAACTTCCTCAACATCACCGCGATGCTCGACATCATGACGATCATCCTGGTCTTTTTGTTGAAGACGCTCGGGGAATCGAGCGCGTCCATCCCCCAGTCGGACGACCTCAAGCTTCCGAACAGCATCATCCGCACCCAACCCTCCCAAGAGGGCGTCGTCGTCACCGTCTCGAAATCTCAGATCTTGGTCGACGACGACAGCGTGGTGAAACTCCCGAGCCGAGAGAGCCAGATTCAGTCTGGGGTGGGTGCGCGCAACAAGCGCAAGGGGCCGAACGACCTCTACATCACTCCATTGGGAACGCGCCTTCAGGAGGCTCGCAAGACCGACAAGGCCGTGCGAGCAGCAAAGCAGCTCGACCCGAATCAGCCGTCGGAGGCGATCATCATCGCCGACGGTACGATCCCGTTCAGAACGCTGAGCGAGGTGCTCTTCACTTTGGGTCAGAGCGAGTTCGGCAAGTATCACCTGATGGTGATGCAGGCGAAGACTCGCGAGGAGTAG
- a CDS encoding biopolymer transporter ExbD: MAAPGQTDAPLTAAQRGKIRRLSQPAELSPDEEGGELNIVPFLDIVVNILIFVLATVAVTFTATIDTAPPASGGTGTRSQVTEKSLNLTVFIVNDGFSIKASGGSVAPGCSGLGSGITIPLRGGRYDYDALTACAKKLKDSSPDFKEENNVYLAPNPGTDYQTIVSVMDSLRNTAAGDPLFTDVNFKVSK, from the coding sequence ATGGCTGCACCCGGTCAAACAGACGCTCCGCTGACAGCGGCTCAACGCGGCAAGATCCGCCGTTTGAGTCAGCCGGCGGAGCTCAGCCCGGATGAGGAAGGTGGCGAACTCAACATCGTTCCCTTCCTCGATATCGTCGTCAACATCCTCATCTTCGTGTTGGCGACGGTCGCGGTGACGTTCACCGCGACCATCGATACTGCGCCCCCCGCAAGCGGTGGGACTGGCACGCGCAGTCAGGTGACCGAGAAGTCGCTCAACCTGACCGTGTTCATCGTCAACGATGGCTTCAGCATCAAGGCGTCGGGCGGAAGCGTTGCACCAGGTTGCAGCGGGCTCGGCTCCGGCATCACGATTCCGCTGCGCGGTGGTCGCTACGACTACGACGCACTCACGGCGTGCGCCAAGAAGCTGAAGGACTCCTCCCCTGACTTCAAGGAGGAGAACAACGTCTACCTCGCCCCCAACCCGGGCACGGACTACCAGACCATCGTCAGCGTAATGGATTCCCTGCGGAATACTGCTGCAGGCGATCCTCTGTTCACCGACGTCAACTTCAAGGTGTCCAAATGA
- a CDS encoding MotA/TolQ/ExbB proton channel family protein has product MQLLLLADGSSQLVEAFKHNPTFMVLNLFCSAVVITIVIERFAFQLSRYRVNSKEFFAQIKKLVTAGNIDRAIKLCEASDYPILQLVKAGLTHSNKDEAEIDAALSEKLSELKPQAEKRVGALWSLANIATLIGLLGTVSGLIATFNAIAAPGLTQADKQRLLSNGIAEAMYNTALGLGIAVFCMITHIILHTRAKAIQHDLESVMERTFNLLTIQTKRGQY; this is encoded by the coding sequence ATGCAGCTCCTGCTTCTTGCAGACGGATCCAGCCAGCTCGTCGAGGCCTTCAAGCACAACCCGACCTTCATGGTCCTGAACCTGTTCTGTTCAGCGGTTGTGATCACCATCGTTATCGAGCGCTTCGCGTTCCAGCTCAGCCGATATCGCGTGAACTCCAAGGAGTTCTTCGCGCAGATCAAGAAGCTGGTCACCGCGGGCAACATCGACCGCGCTATCAAGCTGTGCGAGGCGAGCGACTATCCGATCCTGCAGCTCGTCAAGGCGGGCCTGACTCACTCCAACAAGGATGAGGCCGAGATCGACGCAGCGCTCAGCGAGAAGCTGAGCGAGCTCAAGCCGCAGGCAGAGAAGCGAGTCGGCGCGCTGTGGTCGCTCGCTAACATCGCGACCCTGATTGGTCTGCTTGGAACGGTGTCCGGTCTGATTGCAACCTTCAACGCAATCGCCGCACCGGGCCTCACTCAGGCCGACAAGCAGCGCCTGCTGTCGAATGGTATCGCTGAAGCCATGTACAACACCGCGCTCGGTCTGGGCATCGCGGTGTTCTGCATGATCACGCACATCATCCTGCACACCCGTGCGAAGGCCATCCAGCACGACCTCGAGTCGGTGATGGAGCGCACCTTCAACCTCCTCACGATCCAGACCAAACGGGGCCAGTACTGA
- a CDS encoding MotA/TolQ/ExbB proton channel family protein: MSSVWHHYQAGGWAMYLILFWLICSIAIIAERTVYLVGASINKDVFLATMQKCILAGDVAKAVKMCSAANAPLARIVQAGLVKVNRPDEEVQAAMDEAALKEMPKINKRTGFLALFANLAMLCGLFGTIVGLIKAFGAVGGESIDPSQKARILAEGISEAMNCTAFGLISAIIALMGFAFLNGKTQGMEDDINEASVSVLNLVVANRQKVNLQGVETAAE; encoded by the coding sequence ATGTCTTCAGTCTGGCATCACTATCAGGCGGGCGGATGGGCGATGTATCTCATCCTGTTCTGGTTGATCTGCTCCATCGCAATCATCGCAGAGCGCACGGTCTACCTAGTCGGTGCGTCCATCAACAAGGACGTGTTCCTGGCAACCATGCAGAAGTGCATCCTGGCTGGCGATGTCGCCAAGGCCGTGAAGATGTGCTCTGCCGCGAACGCGCCCCTCGCGCGCATCGTTCAGGCCGGTTTGGTCAAGGTCAATCGCCCCGACGAAGAAGTCCAGGCGGCGATGGATGAGGCAGCTCTGAAGGAGATGCCCAAGATCAACAAGCGCACGGGCTTCCTCGCCCTCTTCGCGAACCTCGCGATGCTGTGCGGTCTGTTCGGCACCATCGTCGGTCTGATCAAGGCGTTCGGCGCCGTCGGTGGCGAGAGCATCGACCCGAGCCAGAAGGCGCGTATCCTCGCGGAAGGTATCTCCGAAGCGATGAACTGCACCGCATTCGGTCTGATCTCCGCAATCATCGCGCTCATGGGCTTCGCCTTCTTGAACGGCAAGACTCAGGGCATGGAAGACGACATCAACGAGGCTTCCGTCAGCGTGCTGAACCTCGTCGTCGCCAACCGCCAGAAGGTCAACCTGCAGGGCGTCGAAACCGCTGCAGAGTGA
- a CDS encoding biopolymer transporter ExbD: MAGIDVGGHGGKRPVNQEIPLIPFIDFLLCLVMFLLVTAVWSQMARINADARVPGPPKDEPLEKPEKPKILNVEMRGERKFTLIWKEGSTVVNTIDVERKKVNVGEDGEYRYPDLAEKIKKEWEANGTHRNATDPKRDQAVLATDNSTPFADVIAVIDAIYTPQRDWTVGGKTEKVPAFNVTFSVN; encoded by the coding sequence ATGGCAGGTATCGACGTAGGGGGTCACGGTGGCAAACGCCCCGTAAACCAGGAAATCCCCCTGATTCCGTTTATCGACTTCTTGCTCTGCTTGGTGATGTTCCTACTCGTCACCGCGGTGTGGAGCCAGATGGCTCGCATCAACGCCGATGCGCGCGTGCCCGGTCCCCCGAAGGACGAGCCGCTCGAGAAGCCTGAGAAGCCGAAGATTTTGAACGTGGAAATGCGCGGAGAGCGCAAGTTCACGCTGATCTGGAAGGAAGGCTCCACGGTCGTCAACACGATCGACGTCGAGCGCAAGAAGGTCAACGTGGGTGAAGACGGTGAGTACCGCTACCCGGACCTCGCCGAGAAGATCAAGAAGGAGTGGGAGGCCAACGGCACCCACCGCAACGCGACTGACCCGAAGCGCGACCAAGCTGTGCTGGCGACGGACAACAGCACGCCCTTCGCGGATGTGATCGCAGTCATCGACGCCATCTACACCCCGCAGCGCGATTGGACCGTCGGGGGTAAGACGGAAAAGGTCCCGGCATTCAACGTCACCTTCTCGGTGAACTGA
- a CDS encoding biopolymer transporter ExbD, with protein MHHIGLGFVRKKVVGGGGRALNTEIPLIPFIDFLLCIVLFLLASFSATGELPLDKNVKLPKAENVQEMLDAPMVAITGTQILVDGNAAGNTRAIEEANRLQRIDELFQILKAKRDLWKQLNPGQEFPGVAILQVDRKVPALVVKSVFQTAAYAGYPNISFMVGRLGGGGGGKE; from the coding sequence ATGCATCACATCGGCTTGGGCTTCGTGCGCAAGAAGGTGGTGGGTGGTGGTGGCCGCGCGCTAAACACCGAAATCCCGCTGATTCCGTTCATCGACTTCTTGCTCTGCATCGTCTTGTTCCTCCTGGCGAGCTTCTCGGCGACGGGTGAGCTGCCGTTGGACAAGAACGTCAAGCTACCGAAGGCAGAGAACGTTCAGGAGATGCTGGATGCGCCCATGGTGGCCATCACGGGTACGCAGATTCTGGTGGACGGAAACGCCGCCGGTAACACCCGCGCCATCGAGGAGGCGAACCGCCTCCAGCGCATCGACGAGCTGTTCCAAATCCTCAAGGCCAAGCGCGACCTGTGGAAGCAGCTGAACCCCGGACAGGAGTTCCCCGGCGTTGCCATCTTGCAGGTTGACCGCAAGGTGCCCGCGCTGGTCGTGAAGAGCGTGTTCCAAACGGCAGCCTACGCCGGCTACCCCAACATCAGCTTCATGGTTGGTCGCTTGGGTGGTGGTGGCGGCGGCAAGGAATAG